A region of the Antedon mediterranea chromosome 4, ecAntMedi1.1, whole genome shotgun sequence genome:
TGTATAATGGTGCCGAATTACTATCCCAGTGTGGTCCCACTTACCGGTATAATTGCTATTCAATATCTAGGCCTCAGTTGTCTGTATAAATACCTGCAATATGGTTTAGAATCATTAATATTGCTCGGACAGAAAGGAATTGGCGTAGACTAGCTAGAAGTACATTTTTACCACCAGTCTTCACATattctttttatgttttattagcTGAGATGCATTTTATACGTAAATCATTGCTGTTATTCCTTGTTGCATCAGTACTCTCTTTAAGTGAATCATTAGACAGTTCGGTCTACTATCGGGTAACTTTTATCGCAAACTGGTCCCAGGGACGCTTCCCAAAACATTACCCCCTTTATAGGAAACACGCCCAGTGGTCACCGATGATCGGTAAGTAATGTTAATTTGTTAATACGTCTATTTTCAGTTGGCGCAGTTGTTGGGAGGATAAGCACCCTATTTAAGGGGTAGCAAAATGTCTATCTGTAATATCAAACTTTCAAAATTGTTTGCGTAAAAATTGCTATTTcttcaataattaatttaagaCTTATGTAATTGTTATtactattgttattattattaaagctcGGGTACAAGCATGacgtttaaatgtaatatttggttaaatgcacataaaacaaaatgtgtCACAGAAGCGATGACAAAATACACAATTTGCccaaattctgctataaaaaccagaCAGACTATTTTATAGTAAATAACAAATGTAatatcatataggcctacggtgACTATAGGTGCCAATAAGTGCCAATAATGTtgaaaaatctgaagttgaataaaaaaaccAGAAACGTCAAATTCATGTCATCtgataatatattttaccaCACAGTTTATTtctaattgtttaaaaatgccTCTAacattttgtgttaacaaggaatagggattttactgtgtaatttcaACTATCCCTCTACTgagataagaaagtgcttattttcaacaaaatagTGAAGCACAATAAAAAAtcccaaaaataattattagaatgtttgattaatataatttctttgcccgcacctggcctatAAAGTGGGTTTGCTTTTTTATTTACCTTGAATTGAATACTGTAGAAAAATGATCTGTTTGCGATATCGATATATTAGAGCAGTGTGCcaaaacatattttttgtatttatgtacAATGTAAATTATAGCAATTTATAAACCGACGCCCATATTAATGGAAATGTATGTTGAAACGCGTTTTAGAGGGTTCATTCATTGAGTCTGAACGAGTTTCAGTGGGTTTATTCATTCATTGAGTAGCTGAACGCGTTTCAGTGGGTTTGAGACGCGTTTCAGTGTGTTCATTCATTGAGTAGCTGAACGCGTTTCAGTGGGTTTGAGACGCGTTTCAGTGGGTTCATTCATTGAGTAGCACACAGCGTGTAACGCAAAGAGAGTAATTCAGTTAAGTTACTGTTGTCGTTTTCTCAATGGGACTGgtgtattttaatataaataaaataatgtgacCTTAAAATTACCTGTGGTATTTTTACACACGAGTTATTTTTAGTCGCGCTTCTCTGTTActcaattaataataaactaaatctattgttttatcaaaatgtatgGAATCCTGGGCGTATCATTTTGACGTGTTTCCTTATATGGGTTTTGAATCAATTTAAATGTCTGGAATCTcacttaatataaaatattaaatattgtatccATTCAAAATCAAGCTACTATCTTTTTTGATACTGAACAACTTGATGCGCGCATTAAAGTTGATGCGCGTATTAAAGTTGATGCGCGTATTAAAGTTGACGCGAGCACTAAAGTTGATGAAAATACGCATACGTATTTTGTTACGCGTTGTAACACATTTCACTAATTTGTGAATTAACACATGcaataaaaagaattaaaatatctCGCCACTCGAAAAGATCTTAAAAACAGACCTACACCAATATCTCAAGGCATCTGCAAATGCATTCCCAAAAGATTAACCGACcttaattaaaaagaaacaaactgATGGTAAAGGGAAGTTTGAATgcgaaaaataataaaactgaTAATAAAAACTGGGATTCTATCAATGAATTCATTATAATCGTGACTTCTGGCTATGTTCGCCTTTGGTACCGTattcattataaataatgtgATGATAGGGTTGATGGCCTAAATCTTCGAACCTCATAAAACATCCACTGTGATTTTAaccaattattattgattgaaaaATTGTTTCGTATCTGTAACAATGTTGCCTCATAGGTGGGCTTAATCTATCAGAGCGGCGTCTCATTATTATGTTCTGAGGTACAAAAAATAACCGGCttataatttgttgtcaaattgACGGAGATAGGCCTAAGCCCGTAGGTCGTACTTAGGCATTTCACTGTGGGAATCCTAGTAAGGTGATACTTTTACATAGATGCAATAAAACAACTATTCCCTGTTGGTGACCTATGATATGATGATACAGCGATTGAACCATTCCTCAAATagataatataaattatgtaattGAAGATGGCATGTTTGCTACCGGCTATACGTGAAGTGAAGAATATTAAAATCGTGTTAGAAATGATATTTTGTGATTTAAATTTCGGAATCAGATTATACTTGAGCAaagaaataggcctaaatgaagTAATTGTGAAATAAAATGACAATGAAATCATACCGAAATTTTATTCGAAAATGTAtcattaattatcaatttatatCAATAGTAATCAATCGATATCTTGGCAGGTGCAACACACACGGATAACTTCCATATGTGGCATTTAGGTCAATACGCTACAAAAGGTTTGCAGAGTTTTGCAGAGGACGGGTTAACTTCACATCTTACCGACGAACTTTCTCAAAACTCGGCAATCTCGTCAATATTTGGAGCTAACGCGTTGTCCGAGGGAACAGGTACAGCGTCATCAGTGTTGGCTATGCATTCTACATCCACAAAGGTGAGAAGGGATCGTTTGATACACACAATAAAACGCGTCATGAACGCATTAAAAATGGCATAAATTGGCTTCAATGCGTTACATATTAATTGAAAATGTGTGtggaagtacttggcaaaacaGTCACATTGCCTCAGGATCAATTGTCCTACGGGCCGATGTTTGaaactaaaaatgttttaaaaaaatacgaTTTCTTTCAGATATCAATTGTAATCAAGATAATCCCTAGTCCAGATTGGTTTGTAGGCGTAGATGGCATCAGCCTCCACGACGGTCTAAAATGGGTAAAAGCCGCGTCTTTCGAACTATATCCAATAGACGCAGGCACCGACAAGGGCCTGACTTTCACATCTCCAAATTTTGCCGAATCTCCTGCTAAGTCTATCTCCCGGATTTACTGGAATCGACCTTCACATCCGGCGGCGTCATTCCAGTACCCTGGCGGAGGACTACCATCGCTAGGTCGGCTTACGTTTACCCAAATTTCAACTAACGAATTTCAAAGACTAACAACGGGTCAGAAATATATACTCAATTCAATTGTCAAGACGGACAAGTGGAATGATTTATCGAAGGAAAACTCAAAAATAGATTTAACCAAACTTGCTGGTATTCTAGGGGAGAAAAAGCTGACAGTACTCGCTGACCAACCGCAGGGTAAGTGCAGTTcctgtatacatttatatctccGAAACTAAATCGGCAAGTGGCCTTAATCTGtcttttttgtgtgtttttaacAATTTACACAATATTTTCAGATCTTCCAACGGATTGTAGAGTATCGTCGTGGGGCGACTGGAAATGTGACAGACAACGATGTGGTGTCGGAATTCTTAAGCGGTATAGATATATACGCGTAGCTCCAAAATATGGCGGGAAAATTTGCCCAGTATTAGTTGAGATGAAACCATATAGTCTGCATGGACTCAACAGCAAACGCCGTAATTGCATAAAAAGGAAACTTGAAAAAGAAACTCGAAAATTTACTAAGCAGCAACGAAAACGAGTAGGTTACAAATTCAAGTCGGTGAAGAATATTTGAGTGGTTTTGTTAGGTGGGTTAGTGGAGGTATAGGACATGATAGAATGCAGGTTTAGcttttgatttattattgtACATTCAGAGTAACTATAAGTAAAGCAGCTAACTGTGAAGAAGGATTCATTTGAATGTGTACCATATTATGAAACGATTTGTAAGACTCGATCATATTTTGATCTTTTTAAATCATCACAAACGCTGAACGTCTTGCAACATGGCGCATTTAACAAGACTTCTCCAAACAGAGAAAGTTCAAAAGTGTGCATAGACTTGTCTATTTTTCTGTTCGTatcattttctataatttttatccATGTGGTTTTGGGTCGTCTCTTGACTTTTCTTATTGATTTGGATAGAGTACTTTGCGCTGGGATATCATAGTATAGACGAAGAAGGTACCCACACCATGTGAATCGTCACCTCTTTATCACTTTTTGGGTATAAAAGTGTTAATTTAATCATCAGAGGACCAGTCTGTTGAtggtaatgtttttattaaggTACGTTTGCTCAGAAGTACGAGGAATTCCATCATTAGGCATGTGTTTATAATCATATCCCTGTAATCAAACACAAACAAGTTAAAacatgatggaattatcaattattaatttattttaaatactatcAAGTATAACATACTTAAGCAACGAATACGACATGTAATCGAATTACATTTTTAGTCGTTGTTGAGCCACTTCTATGTAATTATAAGTGGTCCTTATTACTAGCAGATTGTAACAAATTGGACGAATAAATATATCTTatctaaaaaatataggcctaggtaaaAATTTAATGTCAACAACCAATCATAGGCTACTGTTTATAATTGCACATTATGTTAAAACGATACATACAAAAGCGTAAAACGTTATACTACACAATAAAACGGAAAAGGTGCAAAAACATATCTAAAAAGTACaataattagtttattttaGAGCGTCTTAATTTGTCTACAAGATTGTTAAGTTGTTCAAAATCTTGTTCAGGTGAGACGCCCTCTGTAGTATTGGTAGTTGATGTTGAGGCAACAATAAGAAAAGCCCGCTTGTTTGCctattaaataaaagaaaacaaataataacaaaaaataaataatctctTCATATTAATGATGAatacaatgttttatattatataaaagagCAGCAAGTTTAAGTACTAGTATCTATGATTTCTATAGTCTAAGGAGACACATTTCTaaagcctataggcctagtagttttATTAGAGTAAATGGCAATAAACGTTGATACGCTACCTTGTCTGTTTGAATGATCACGTGTTCTTCTGAGATTGTACCATGAGTGAACTTGCTACGATGAAGGAACTGCAAAGCCTTCGTTAAATCAGTTTCAATCTGAGTAATTTCTTCATTTGTAAAAAGTGGTCCTGTAGTAAGGTTTTCGGTAACCTTCTTTGTGTGAGTAGCTAATATTGAAGATAAGAGGTACGGGCGAGAGGTTGCTAAGCTGAGCAAAGGTAGAACACGGTTTCTTTCAAGATCTTGCTTAACTTTGTCAAGTAATGTTACTTCGGTTTCTAAAATAAGTCAAAAATTAATATGTAAAAACGTTACAATCTGGTCTAAGGTTTAAGCACAACTATACTAACTAAAAAGTATAGTAAATTCACTCAAAATATGGATAAttttagaaacaaaaaaaatcaataaacataCTGCAGTGTCCTACTATCCCAATTCTACAATATCAACTTGTtacctaaagcgtggttcccgctagtgacgcaacgcaaggacgtaagtgCAACGCAACCAAATTGACCAATGGCAATTGTGACAGTTgggataatccatcgcttgtgattgatcaagttacttacgttgcgtcctcgtgcttcccactagcgacacaaTGGAGTGTTGCGTAATCACAAAAAGTGAGAACCACGCATACGATTACTTAAGATTTTACTCACTTTGTGTTTCACTCATCATAATAGACGCACATGTTCCTTTTTTCGCTAATTTCTTCCGCTTCCTTGCATCCTTGATATAGGGAATTGTGTAAAGATACGGGTTCAGGGATGAGTTTATTGGCATGATCAATGTCGCCGACCATACATAAATTTCTACAGGAATCTGCCAAGCTCCAGCCTGAGAAACAATTCCCATCAAAATAATTGGGAACCAGCAGCAGAAATCAGTAAAAACGATTATTGCCATTTTCGTTGCCATTTTAAACTCTTTAGTTTTCGACTGACTTTTATTTACAGAGGCTCCAGCTTGTTTAACAACAACATAGATGTATGTATAACTGACAGCGATAATAACAAACCCTAAGAGATTGAATCCTAGAAAAATAGCGACTGAATATTCCCAACCATCGAGACGATCTCCTGTAAGTGGCAATGCAAGACATACGCTAGGTCGCCCATAATAGCTTTCTCCAAAATACGGTATGTTAAACATTGGTAGAAAACTGATAACGATCATAGTCAACCAAGCTATTGCGAGCATAATAAGACACTTTTTACGATTTAGTCGAGCGGTGCTAAATGGAAATCCGACAGATACCGCACGATCCACACTCATAACAACTAATATAAACACTGAAAATTCACTAGATAAAGTCGATATAGCTCCGgcaaaattgcacaaaaaactCGATTTCCAATCTTCTGCAACTCGAGCGTAACGCCCTCTATAATATAAATCTGCCCCAGCGATAATTATCATGTAAAGACCCATTAAGAAATCCGAAGTGGCAAGATTTGTGATAAGTATTGACTGAACATTGCGATAGTCCTTCGAATACAAGCGCCATACAATGACGATGACATTGCCTAATAGCGCGCTCACTCCAAGAATCCACATCAGTACTCGTAAGAATTCATTTTTCATAAGATCCTCACAAGAGGAGAATTGATCCGCAGGGGGGTGACAATGTTCAATGTCACCAacaatgtcatttatcatacaACAGAAAAGGAAATCATCTGTTGACCTAAAAGAAACAATACATTTGTGAAATGcgttatctaaaaaaaaaaatttctgtaGCTCTTGTTTGAGCtctgttggtgcagtaccctCTGCCTACTTGGGATCGAATCTAacccctagccatcagcgcaagctcaGTGGTCTAGACGTATTAACGCCAGCTTATGATCTTGAGGTCGTGCTTGGAGTTCCACACCCGAGaattattctcaatgtacttgAATTTTCAGTTTTAAAAAGGTTATAATTAAAATGGATCAAAACTTACAATGATTTTAGTTCATATAAACCATCAAATACATCTTCTTGGAATTCAGTTAACATGTTTTCTTGTAAATATCTGTAAAACCGTAAATAATTCAAaaccatatttatatttttgtaaacgGTAGGCCTAAGTGTTAGATAAAAATCTTTTACAAATGTACTCAAATATAAAGTTGAATGAAATGAAAGCTATTATGCGTCATAGAATGATCTCATAATTTAAACTACTCCACAACTCACTACGCCTCAAATTAGTCTTAATTGGTAAGTAAAGTTGTTTATACGATTTTAATTCACATTACTTACAGGTTTTGCAGTACACTTAAAACTGAAAACACTCCAGAATCTACTGATATTAAACCGTTATAGTCTATGTACCTAAAATTATAGAAATAAGTCAtttaaaacaaagtaaataaaccGGTTATTGCTCATGTTGTGATGAGATATGATGCATGTGCGGAAAGTAActatttagtaaaaaaaaacatgtttattagAATCATTGAAGCACAGTAAAAACGTTGGTCAATCAGAACCAtcgtttttttaaaacattgatcTCAATTGAACTCAAAACTGTGTTACTAATGTTCGAGATAAAATTCACTTACAGAAATTGAAGATTGCTCAAACCATTAAATGCCCCTTTTTCCAAATGTTTTATCTCGTTATTTGACAGTaccctataaataataaaattgtttcaCATGTAAATATGCATTTTATTAAAAGTTAAGTTATTTAGAAAGTGGTTATTATTACTCACAATATCTGCAAATTTACTTGCTGACCAAATGTGTTTGGTAAAATCTCTTCTATTCCATTACTTGAAAAATcactaaaacaaacaaaaaagtttAAATGCGTAATAAACAACTTCTTTAAATTTGTGTAAAGACGAATTGTCCAAAaaagattgaataaaaataagaaCGCTACGAAACCAAATAccaaatatgtatatatattatacattatttgtaaattaaattccACTTTTTTGTAGAGGTAATACCTAAAAATAGTGTGTGCATCAATACACAAAACGCTAACATCATTCGCACATTCATTGATCAACATATCTTTGATTTACTCATATGAATATATTATCAAAATGAAATGGTGTACATTATGAACTTACGCTTTTATAAGTAAAGAAAATTGATCAATGTCAAGAAGTAAAGAATCTTTAAGAGTGACACCTCTAGTTGACCTTCTGTTCACAGAGTTTCTACTAAGATTTGTTAggtttctgtagaaaaaaaaaacattttaattaacctTTGACCCGTGTTGTAAATGTGTAACGTTTTACTGACCATGAAAGCTATGTCTATTCTGTCATGTATTGCTTGCCAAATTGACAACAGCCAATAGTTTCCATTTCCCGCCTAAGTTCTGTTTTGCTGGGACTTCAGTGCCCCATCAACTTTGAGATTACCCGTTTCAACGTGAATAAGAACTCATAAGAACTTATAAGACCTCCTTTTATAGAAGTTAATTCAAATAACACAGAAAACgttaaataaaaactaaacttaCAAATATCTTGCTGATGAGAGAATGATTGATGCTAAGGTTTCATTCCATGCAATCCCATGACATGCGACCTCAAGCCCTCTGCAAGAACATTCAGGTGCGGGGCAACCATCGTCTAAAAAAAGAGTAAATATTTGTCACCATTACCATCaacaattacatttattttcattccCTTTTTACTCCTTATAAACCGATTTTGAAAACATGAAAGTACATGCTCATGACTCAACATCAAACACAAAAATTGCTAATTACTTACCACAAAATAATTCGTCATCTCCTTCTGGACAATTCTTAACTCCATTACACCTGTCGTTATGTGCTATGCAAATTATACTGTTTCTACATTTATACGAATTTGGACAGACGTATgaatctgtgaaaaaaaaatcgaGAAGagaatgtatttttttacaggTCTATTCAATGCAGTGAGCCTGCAGATACATATTGCCTTATTTgtattgaacatttttaatgAGGGTAATCCAAAACCACTTACCCTGACAATCAGGGGACTCTCACAAACACACCAAACATAAAAcacaaacataaaacaaaaacatcacaAAACATATTCTCGTCAGGATTAAGTATTTCGACATTACTAGTTATCAGAAATGATGACTAAACCAACGATGACGAAACATGGACAAAATAGag
Encoded here:
- the LOC140047693 gene encoding spondin-2-like; this encodes MGTTEHCATHTDNFHMWHLGQYATKGLQSFAEDGLTSHLTDELSQNSAISSIFGANALSEGTGTASSVLAMHSTSTKVRRDRLIHTIKRVMNALKMVEVLGKTVTLPQDQLSYGPMFETKNVLKKYDFFQISIVIKIIPSPDWFVGVDGISLHDGLKWVKAASFELYPIDAGTDKGLTFTSPNFAESPAKSISRIYWNRPSHPAASFQYPGGGLPSLGRLTFTQISTNEFQRLTTGQKYILNSIVKTDKWNDLSKENSKIDLTKLAGILGEKKLTVLADQPQDLPTDCRVSSWGDWKCDRQRCGVGILKRYRYIRVAPKYGGKICPVLVEMKPYSLHGLNSKRRNCIKRKLEKETRKFTKQQRKRVGYKFKSVKNI
- the LOC140047694 gene encoding uncharacterized protein; the protein is MLIDNTNFTSCGENEYQCTDDGRCLPSAQVCDHILDCKDGQDEGNCVTCGDATVVQISRHCDGNYDCSDERDERNCETPGCHVITYESNVECNLADATFSTFNYPFDYSPGSRCTWYIESPSSSSFIRLTFLDFDIPSDALCQSDTIIVYDGEVESDDIIGEFCNYNRPPEYVISSRTKMSLVFYSDSTVSGHGFQASYTSESIVSDGADFNSNKCSPEWIFYGNACYRNFSNMQYITWTDAKWECEQMNAHLVFVSTELEMEFIHYMLTHFWNSEHTEVYIGLSDRLSSNGLLSWSNGSPMSYTAWYMQDGKENVAKNQPKAGDLEQCTLIRLDNFHSLEQWNEVACEFPTTSQYICKYQLDMYLNVTTTVEQVEKSFKGCYREDYQCNNQECIHQLFVCDGKTDCRDGSDEFNCESECEYGDFQCKDKQCIPVSFVCDFIPQCIDMSDEIECYYPNCTSEEFTCDNGQCIDSNQHCDLLIQCTDGSDEKDCDFCSSGFQCYDGSCLPLRAVCDATNDCPGDTVEDEINCDYWINATCPADTMVCKNKECSPKRFRCLYDLDEYHIQKGCRDMSHLEQCDDYNCLEDTFKCPSSYCIAERLRCNAVWDCPNGEDERECDSYVCPNSYKCRNSIICIAHNDRCNGVKNCPEGDDELFCDDGCPAPECSCRGLEVACHGIAWNETLASIILSSARYLNLTNLSRNSVNRRSTRGVTLKDSLLLDIDQFSLLIKADFSSNGIEEILPNTFGQQVNLQILVLSNNEIKHLEKGAFNGLSNLQFLYIDYNGLISVDSGVFSVLSVLQNLYLQENMLTEFQEDVFDGLYELKSLSTDDFLFCCMINDIVGDIEHCHPPADQFSSCEDLMKNEFLRVLMWILGVSALLGNVIVIVWRLYSKDYRNVQSILITNLATSDFLMGLYMIIIAGADLYYRGRYARVAEDWKSSFLCNFAGAISTLSSEFSVFILVVMSVDRAVSVGFPFSTARLNRKKCLIMLAIAWLTMIVISFLPMFNIPYFGESYYGRPSVCLALPLTGDRLDGWEYSVAIFLGFNLLGFVIIAVSYTYIYVVVKQAGASVNKSQSKTKEFKMATKMAIIVFTDFCCWFPIILMGIVSQAGAWQIPVEIYVWSATLIMPINSSLNPYLYTIPYIKDARKRKKLAKKGTCASIMMSETQKTEVTLLDKVKQDLERNRVLPLLSLATSRPYLLSSILATHTKKVTENLTTGPLFTNEEITQIETDLTKALQFLHRSKFTHGTISEEHVIIQTDKANKRAFLIVASTSTTNTTEGVSPEQDFEQLNNLVDKLRRSKIN